One window of Fusarium keratoplasticum isolate Fu6.1 chromosome 2, whole genome shotgun sequence genomic DNA carries:
- a CDS encoding Helicase ATP-binding domain-containing protein yields the protein MESMLWGLTTAEQAMALEDAAKNPFLPGNLHSADYFADLKRRREQYPMCSPEKRQEFLERFHSREKVTIVVGDAGCGKTTQLVQFILFDEWMHSKIVGCTQPRGSAASSAAAQVASEMELPLGGIVGCQIHTDDSDRSGEDTRLKFLTDSFLLQELMRDPGLDEYGCIVVDQAHERTLATDMVMALLKHAARAREDLRVVIVSDVNASLDKFTKFFDTSNVFRAAERANAIQIRYLQEETPEALATACSLIRMIARSKPKGNILLFLTSDREVRGACERLGRDVPTLQAIPLCQAPSSLEALQDSEAQKCFITTSLAEVSVKIPEITYVIGMYTLMTVPIPKPAAQLRAAQVSREQQGGICYRLYSKHTFDRICPPNNHLAIHASEMTREVLVLKCCGYHKISDFNFVDRPHAETMLRALAELRALGYIDGDTNLTQNGATAACMPVPIHPAWYNAFLEAKVLGCMSEIVTIACLLSSQEDLFVRPYEQRYNVDVKRQYFSHPDSDHLARLNAFLAYLRRRDIFSDEEELANWCQSRAINLEVAEEARLMRDGLMTKVSQHMLDGGPVLTLDPRDPEFSAKVRQCLAAGFCHKTAILSSKGDGIYKTVHENYPVALEPDSCLIGMSWEWVIYHRIRYAGIQYMHCITAIDPEWIMKRQHFQDHNLARKYDQVTLRNPDVKASLDRARAKANLESA from the exons ATGGAATCCATGTTGTGGGGTCTCACGACGGCCGAGCAGGCCATGGCACTCGAAGACGCTGCCAAAAACCCCTTTCTGCCCGGCAACCTGCACTCTGCCGACTACTTTGCGGACCTCAAGAGGCGCCGCGAGCAATACCCGATGTGCAGTCCCGAGAAGCGCCAGGAGTTTCTCGAGCGATTTCACTCGAGAGAAAAA GTCACCATCGTTGTCGGGGACGCGGGCTGCGGCAAGACCACGCAGCTCGTACAGTTCATCCTATTTGATGAATGGATGCACAGCAAGATCGTCGGCTGCACCCAGCCTCGCGGATCTGCTGCATCCAGTGCGGCAGCTCAGGTTGCCAGCGAAATGGAGCTTCCCCTTGGCGGCATCGTTGGATGCCAGATCCATACCGACGATAGCGACCGCAGCGGCGAGGACACGCGCCTGAAGTTCTTGACCGACAGCTTCTTGCTGCAGGAGCTTATGCGTGACCCCGGCCTCGATGAATAT GGATGCATTGTCGTTGATCAGGCACATGAGCGAACCCTGGCGACCGATATGGTGATGGCTTTGCTCAAGCATGCCGCGCGGGCCCGCGAGGACTTGAGGGTTGTTATCGTCTCAGACGTCAatgccagccttgacaagTTTACCAAGTTCTTCGACACTAGCAACGTCTTCCGTGCTGCCGAGCGGGCTAACGCCATCCAAATCCGATACCTTCAGGAGGAAACGCCCGAGGCCCTGGCCACCGCCTGCAGCCTTATTCGGATGATCGCTAGGTCCAAGCCCAAAGGGAACATCCTCTTGTTCCTGACCTCGGATCGGGAGGTCCGGGGAGCCTGTGAGAGGCTCGGCCGGGATGTACCCACCCTCCAGGCCATCCCCTTGTGTCAAGCTCCCTCATCGCTCGAAGCACTACAGGATTCTGAGGCCCAGAAGTGTTTCATCACTACCAGCTTGGCTGAAGTCAGTGTGAAGATCCCTGAGATCACCTATGTGATCG GGATGTATACCCTGATGACGGTCCCGATCCCGAAGCCTGCAGCCCAGCTGCGAGCCGCCCAAGTGAGTCGGGAGCAGCAGGGTGGCATCTGCTACCGCCTTTATAGCAAGCACACCTTCGATCGGATCTGCCCCCCCAACAACCATCTCGCAATCCATGCAAGCGAGATGACAAGGGAGGTCTTGGTGCTGAAATGCTGTGGGTATCACAAGATCTCGGATTTCAACTTTGTCGACCGCCCTCATGCAGAGACGATGCTGCGAGCTTTGGCTGAACTCCGCGCTTT GGGCTACATTGATGGCGATACCAACCTCACTCAAAATGGTGCCACCGCCGCGTGCATGCCTGTTCCTATCCACCCTGCCTGGTACAACGCTTTCCTTGAGGCGAAGGTGCTCGGGTGTATGAGTGAGATTGTCACCATCGCCTGCCTACTTAGTTCGCAGGAAGATCTCTTCGTGAGGCCTTATGAGCAGCGATACAACGTCGATGTCAAGCGACAGTACTTCAGTCACCCTGATTCCGACCACCTGGCTCGACTCAACGCCTTCCTTGCCTacctccgccgccgagacATCTTTTCCGACGAAGAAGAGCTGGCCAACTGGTGCCAGAGCCGGGCAATAAACTTGgaggttgccgaggaggccagACTCATGCGAGACGGACTGATGACAAAGGTTTCGCAGCACATGCTCGATGGGGGCCCGGTGCTGACTCTCGACCCCCGCGACCCGGAGTTCAGCGCGAAGGTTCGTCAATGCTTGGCAGCTGGCTTCTGCCACAAGACTGCGATTCTCAGCAGCAAGGGCGATGGCATCTACAAGACCGTCCACGAGAACTACCCAGTCGCGCTTGAACCAGATAGCTGCCTCATCGGCATGTCGTGGGAGTGGGTAATCTACCATCGCATCCGCTACGCTGGGATCCAGTATATGCACTGCATCACAGCCATTGACCCCGAATGGATCATG AAACGTCAACACTTCCAGGACCACAACCTGGCGCGCAAATACGACCAAGTCACGCTGAGGAACCCCGATGTCAAGGCCTCCCTTGACCGGGCCAGAGCTAAGGCTAACTTGGAGTCTGCCTAG
- a CDS encoding Helicase C-terminal domain-containing protein: MIVKKKPKEDILLFLTTTQEIEEACAMIRRRVPSLLVLPLYSALPSEAQRLAMSKSHFQQCIVLTNVAEASVTIPGVVYVIDVGKEKKAGDEVADKILQLKDLGVDEVARFDFIDPPMPEAYPSGLQELRAATAIIVKPYDLTSEEKGTAMDLLRAWARRSFGGDMRPSLTVTVQMYQDFWQAVFQG, encoded by the exons ATGattgtcaagaagaagcccaaggaaGATAtcctcttgttcttgaccaCAACTCAGGAGATCGAGGAAGCATGTGCGATGATCCGTCGCAGGGTGCCAAGTCTCCTGGTTTTACCCCTCTACTCTGCCCTCCCTTCCGAGGCCCAGCGTCTTGCAATGAGCAAGTCACACTTCCAGCAATGCATCGTCTTGACCAACGTTGCAGAAGCTAGTGTGACGATCCCAGGGGTTGTCTATGTCATCG ACGTGgggaaagagaagaaggctgg TGACGAAGTGGCCGACAAGATCCTTCAACTGAAGGATCTGGGCGTCGACGAAGTGGCGCGGTTCGATTTCATCGACCCGCCAATGCCAGAGGCTTACCCCAGCGGGCTCCAAGAGCTGAGGGCGGCAACAGCTATCATCGTCAAGCCCTATGACCTCACTTCCGAGGAGAAGGGTACAGCCATGGACCTTCTCCGGGCGTGGGCTCGTCGTTCCTTCGGAGGCGATATGCGACCCTCCCTCACCGTGACTGTACAAATGTACCAGGACTTCTGGCAGGCAGTCTTCCAAGGATAG